The Saccharolobus shibatae B12 genomic interval ATAGAGAAAAGATAATTATAGGCAACAGTAATAGGCAGACGATAATAAAATACATGCTACCGTTTGTAATAGGATGGATACTTGGATTATTGTTTCATATTAACGGTACTGCTATAGTGAGCATGGTAGATTACGAGCTATATGCTTTAGCCTCAGTATTGGGCTATATCATGGGAAAGGATATTAGCCGTAAAGTAATTCTAAGTAGCAGTAAAGATTCCTTAATCTCATTATTTATAACAATTCTTGGAGATATCATACTAGCCTTAGTTATGTATATGTTACATATAGCTAACTTTACAATTTCATTGGCTATTGCATTGGCTAGTGGATGGTATAGTTACGTTGGACCACTGGTAGCAGTAAGCTCTGATCCATATTTAGGTACCTTAGCTTTTCTCGTGAATTTCCTAAGGGAACAACTAACTTACGTTTTAGTACCTTTTCTTCTCAAATTGAAATTTGAACCTAGATCTGCAATTGCAGTGGGAGGTGCGACAGCAATGGATACCACGCTTCCACTTTATGTAGAAGTTCTGGGAAAAGAGTATGCACTATCCGCAATGATTACAGGGGTAATACTAACGCTCGTAATACCAATTATTTTACCTCTAATAATCTAAACCTTTCCTATTTTTATCAAGATGAGTACTGCAATGATTATTACAATAAAAAGTACAATCAGTGGTAAGTAACTATATATTGTTGAAGACTGTGATCCATTCTCAGAATTTGTCCGAAAGATGTATAATTGTACATTTTGACTTGTACCATTAGCTTGATAAAGTATATTGTCATGATATGTGAGAGTTAATGTTATTTCACTTCCATGAAGATTTAAAAATCCCTTATATATGGTGACGTTTACATTATTTTCTGTTTTGTTCATAATTAAGGTATAATTTTCAATTATGCTTCCGTTTATGAGAAGTTGTGGAGGAAATAGGGAATAGTTAGAGATTGTGAAGACCTTATTATAAACTATGCTTCCATTAGTATTATAGATTGTAAAGTTATAGGTTAAAGGAGATAGCGATAATATAGTATAATTGTATGTATATAAATATAAAGCATTATTATAAATTATTTGAACGTTATAAGAGAAGGATTGGTGAGGAGAAAGGGGCATTGAAATTAATAATATAAGAAATATGAATGCTAATTGATAAACCATACATTAATAACTCTCTTTTAACTTTATAAAACCTATGAGCGATGAATGGATTAAGATCTTTGAATCTGATTTTTACGTTCGTGAGATGATAAAGGTATGGGACGAGGGAGAGAAGTGGGCTAATTGGATAGATGAAGTAGTAAATAAGTACAAGTTAGAAAAGAAGGTTCTTGATGTGCCTTGTGGAATTGGTAGAGTTTCATATTTTCTCGCAAATAGGGGTTATAAGGTTACTGGAATAGATATTTCAGAAAGAATGATATCGATGGCTAGAGCTAATATTCAAAACGGAAAATTCATAGTAGGAGATATGAGGAAAATAAAGGAAATACTTGGTGACGAAAAATATGATCTTGTGATAAATATCTATAATAGTTTAGGGTATTATTCTGAAGAAGATGACCTAAAAATTTTAGAATCGTTGAGAAATAGTACTAGGAAAATATTAGTAACTAACCTAGATAATAGAGACTATATAATATATAATAGACCCAATGAATATTACACTTATATACCGCCATATTTAGTTTACTCTAAAGTGGACTTTGAGCAAGAAACTTCAAGGTTATTGATATATAGAAAATATTACATAAATGACCAGGAGGTAGGAGAGATAACCTACAAGCAAAGATTATATAGTATTCATGAGATTTTAGCTCTACTCAAAAAGGCTGGATTACAGCCAGTAGAAGTACTATCAGGATATTCCTGGAAGAAATTCAGCATAATGGATCCGGAAATGACAATAATAGCTACACCAGCTTAGATAACTGACTTCCTTTAAAAGACTAAGATCTCAGTTGCAATTCCCTTTCTTGTTTCAAAATCTTCAACTAACTATAGGAACCCTTCAAAGTAATCTTGTTTCCGCTTACCTACACGGTTACAACTGAAAGCCTCACCCTTTACCCTAGACCCTAAATTCATTTTACAAAAATAATTTCATGGCATAATCATCTATTATCTTGAAAATTTTATAATTAGAGAAAAAGTTAAGGTGGATGACCTAATTTAATTAGTGCTACCGCGGAGATTTGAACCCCGGACAACCAGATGCCTAATTCGTTAAATTAATAGGTTTGATTTAAAATCTTTACGTTAAAGAGTCAATTTTCACTCTAATAATATAATTTAGATGATGGAAGAATATGCATAATATGAGACGTTAAATACTTAAGCACCTCAGTTAATTTGTTTATTCTCCTCCCTTTTAGCGTATAAATTCTGAACTTCTTACCATAATATTTTATCTATAACATAAATATTATTCCTTTTTGATTTTCGAAAATATCGCCAAATACAGATTTTTGTCATATTCGAGCTTTTAGATTAAATAACCAATATTGTACTAACTTTTACAGTTAATATTGTTATTATTTTTCCTAACACTTATTTTTCTCCTCTTTCTCTAAGTGAAAATACATTTAAGCTTTTAAATACTAAACAACCAGACACGTAAGCATCTCTAGTTCAAAAATTTGAAACATTAGAGCTTAGTATAGCAGAAAAAGTTATAGTTCTGCAAGTTCGTATTTAATGTGAGAACATGGCTACTACCATCAAGGTTATGAGGAAATATTACGCAATAGATTATAATAGGAGGATAGTGGCTGAGGCTGATTCTGAAGAAGAGATTGATAGGATCATGGAGAAGAAGGGTTACAGTAAAGGGACTTACGATATTTTAGTTTCTATCAAGTATGTAGAGAGTTAACAATGCCTAACGAGATAGAAGTACCATTTGTTAAGGTTA includes:
- a CDS encoding class I SAM-dependent methyltransferase, producing the protein MSDEWIKIFESDFYVREMIKVWDEGEKWANWIDEVVNKYKLEKKVLDVPCGIGRVSYFLANRGYKVTGIDISERMISMARANIQNGKFIVGDMRKIKEILGDEKYDLVINIYNSLGYYSEEDDLKILESLRNSTRKILVTNLDNRDYIIYNRPNEYYTYIPPYLVYSKVDFEQETSRLLIYRKYYINDQEVGEITYKQRLYSIHEILALLKKAGLQPVEVLSGYSWKKFSIMDPEMTIIATPA
- a CDS encoding lysine exporter LysO family protein: MNSSSIFFIILYLIFLLIGKIKYVKGVEKIVDIVVILLISTISYWAGEEITSNQIFGLLISSLILGILSIIITYFSGVAIRHFNTTKSLMKANREKIIIGNSNRQTIIKYMLPFVIGWILGLLFHINGTAIVSMVDYELYALASVLGYIMGKDISRKVILSSSKDSLISLFITILGDIILALVMYMLHIANFTISLAIALASGWYSYVGPLVAVSSDPYLGTLAFLVNFLREQLTYVLVPFLLKLKFEPRSAIAVGGATAMDTTLPLYVEVLGKEYALSAMITGVILTLVIPIILPLII